One genomic segment of Pirellulales bacterium includes these proteins:
- a CDS encoding sugar transferase yields MFFANGFRLFRNRQQVTTKILNGLRSVEQMRGIVERERSRADRIGIEFAVIKFTPSEAASAKKMFEILAEILQGRLRCTDEIGWLGPLQLGVVLPSTPADGARVLADDVLLKFSSIPAPHCDVYTYPSQSDDEQADSSNGAQSDQREQIASVPAMDTLFLQPTPLWKRSLDVVGAVVAMILLSPILITAALAVKLTSRGPVFFAQWRNGLGGKQFRMYKFRTMVVDAERLQEKLMALNEQEGPVFKIRNDPRITRVGRFLRKTSIDELPQLWNVLTGEMSLVGPRPPLQKEVRQYECWQRRRLDVTPGITCTWQVKGRSLIPFTEWMRMDIRYIRSRSFRTDLGVLLQTIPAVLMRKGAN; encoded by the coding sequence ATGTTTTTCGCCAACGGATTTCGCCTGTTTAGAAACCGGCAACAGGTCACTACAAAAATATTAAATGGGTTGCGATCGGTCGAGCAAATGCGAGGCATCGTGGAACGAGAACGCTCCCGTGCGGACCGCATCGGCATTGAGTTCGCGGTGATCAAATTCACACCCAGTGAAGCCGCCTCCGCGAAAAAGATGTTTGAGATTCTCGCGGAGATTTTGCAAGGTCGTTTGCGCTGCACCGACGAAATCGGCTGGTTGGGGCCACTCCAGTTAGGCGTGGTGCTCCCCAGCACTCCGGCCGACGGGGCGCGTGTTTTAGCCGACGATGTATTGCTGAAATTTAGCAGCATCCCTGCTCCCCATTGCGATGTGTACACCTATCCTTCGCAATCCGACGATGAACAAGCCGATAGCAGCAACGGTGCGCAAAGCGATCAGCGCGAACAAATCGCCTCCGTTCCGGCCATGGATACGCTGTTTCTGCAGCCCACACCCCTGTGGAAACGATCGCTAGATGTTGTTGGGGCGGTCGTGGCAATGATTCTGCTTTCGCCAATTTTGATCACTGCTGCGTTGGCGGTGAAATTGACTTCGCGGGGGCCAGTATTCTTTGCCCAATGGCGAAATGGATTGGGGGGCAAGCAATTTCGGATGTACAAATTTCGCACGATGGTGGTCGATGCCGAACGTTTGCAGGAAAAACTAATGGCATTGAACGAACAAGAGGGGCCCGTATTTAAAATTCGCAATGATCCGCGCATCACTCGCGTGGGTCGATTTTTACGCAAAACCAGCATCGATGAGTTACCGCAGTTATGGAACGTATTGACAGGTGAAATGTCGCTGGTGGGTCCTCGGCCGCCGCTGCAAAAAGAAGTGCGGCAATACGAGTGCTGGCAACGCCGGCGGCTGGATGTTACCCCTGGCATTACTTGTACATGGCAGGTGAAAGGCCGGTCGCTCATTCCCTTCACCGAATGGATGCGAATGGACATCCGCTACATTCGGTCACGATCTTTTCGAACAGATCTCGGAGTGTTACTACAAACCATTCCGGCGGTATTGATGCGCAAGGGCGCAAATTGA
- a CDS encoding lipopolysaccharide biosynthesis protein: protein MSTLSTTLPDTQEAPSHEPLGRPAGMLVRLWSMFVARPDLRNGTLSLFDQAVVSGTGFLTGVIIGRLCTKEELGIYYLALSIFYLARGIQEQLICAPYVIYCQGRREDAQALYTGSSLLHFLGLSGVLVVALFGFLGILALGLGPASLAPAIWVLLGALPFLQLREFLRRLAIAHLQLTTAVVIDVAVSLLQLGGLLTLAYFHQLTVPRAYGVMGIACAIAGLGWFISKSQPLQLKWSTAVADWWGNWGFARWALASHIIGFATPSLMPYLVAAVHGSAEAGVLGACVNIVGTASTFMIGLASFLIPRAAQAFAQGGVPELRKVLRTATMVYACVLGAFAIIVLLSGDFLLVLAFGSKYSGYGSTIGVLSLGMMAQSLGLTAGIGLWAIDRPRANLSADICTLVVTLGVALCLLPGMGVLGAALGDLAGKVVGALIRELTLRRLLKTFPQAAEG from the coding sequence ATGAGCACGCTTTCGACAACACTTCCCGACACACAAGAAGCCCCAAGCCACGAGCCGCTGGGCCGTCCTGCCGGCATGCTGGTGCGGTTATGGAGTATGTTTGTCGCGCGACCGGATTTGCGCAATGGAACGCTGTCGCTGTTCGATCAAGCGGTTGTCAGCGGCACTGGCTTTTTGACGGGCGTGATTATCGGTCGCTTGTGCACGAAAGAAGAACTGGGCATTTACTATCTTGCACTTTCCATCTTTTATCTGGCGCGGGGAATCCAAGAACAACTGATTTGTGCACCTTATGTCATTTACTGCCAAGGCCGCCGTGAGGACGCCCAGGCTTTATATACCGGCAGCTCATTGCTCCACTTCCTAGGATTGTCGGGCGTGCTTGTGGTGGCACTTTTCGGTTTCCTCGGTATCCTGGCGCTAGGTCTTGGACCGGCGAGCCTTGCGCCGGCGATTTGGGTTTTGCTGGGGGCGTTGCCGTTTCTGCAACTGCGCGAATTTTTGCGCCGACTGGCCATCGCACATTTGCAGTTGACGACCGCGGTCGTGATTGACGTGGCGGTCTCGCTGCTTCAATTGGGCGGATTGTTGACACTGGCGTATTTTCATCAGTTAACGGTACCCCGCGCCTATGGAGTGATGGGCATCGCGTGCGCCATTGCCGGCTTAGGTTGGTTTATTTCCAAAAGCCAACCGTTGCAATTAAAGTGGTCTACCGCGGTTGCAGATTGGTGGGGGAATTGGGGTTTTGCTCGTTGGGCTTTGGCCAGCCACATCATTGGTTTTGCCACCCCGTCGCTGATGCCATATCTTGTGGCTGCCGTTCATGGCAGCGCAGAGGCCGGCGTGCTGGGGGCCTGCGTCAACATCGTAGGCACTGCCAGCACGTTCATGATTGGGCTGGCTTCTTTTTTGATTCCCAGAGCGGCCCAGGCATTTGCCCAGGGGGGCGTCCCTGAACTGCGGAAGGTTCTGCGCACCGCCACCATGGTTTATGCCTGCGTGTTGGGCGCATTTGCGATCATTGTTCTGCTGTCTGGCGATTTCTTGTTGGTGCTGGCATTTGGCAGCAAATACTCCGGCTACGGCTCAACGATAGGAGTGTTGTCGCTTGGCATGATGGCACAAAGCTTGGGCCTGACGGCTGGAATTGGTTTGTGGGCAATCGATCGCCCGCGCGCGAATTTATCGGCAGACATCTGCACATTGGTGGTTACCTTGGGAGTGGCGTTGTGTTTGCTCCCCGGCATGGGAGTGCTGGGAGCGGCTTTAGGCGATTTGGCTGGAAAAGTCGTTGGCGCCTTAATTCGTGAGCTGACGCTGCGGCGGCTGTTGAAAACATTCCCCCAAGCTGCCGAAGGTTGA
- a CDS encoding polysaccharide deacetylase family protein, producing MPHLSTANSHRKQLRRAQLGELRNRIIARGLGVLPPRWRGNSGAAFGILMYHRVAEICKGIAAPTWNVTPPSFQAQLIGLLERGFRPCSLQKAFEKHVAGQPLPDKTFVVTFDDVYENVYRNAFPILRELRIPATMFVATAYLDSQLPLPFDDWSYAGSAAVPPETWKPITTSACAEMLASGLVELGSHTHTHADFRGRVENFCNDLKTSLEILRAKFGITQAPLALPFGNGCRLKDGPELSAAAEACGVRCVVTTNSEVIRPIDDPLNWGRFAALDTDSAASLAAKLDGRYSVARSSWSGLRRWANRIFPTGEKMSTDSVLRPKNRTAETTA from the coding sequence ATGCCACACCTGTCGACTGCCAACAGTCATCGAAAACAATTGCGCCGTGCTCAACTCGGCGAACTACGCAATCGGATCATCGCGCGTGGTTTGGGCGTGTTGCCGCCGCGCTGGCGAGGGAACAGCGGCGCCGCCTTCGGCATTCTCATGTATCATCGCGTCGCTGAGATTTGTAAAGGAATTGCGGCTCCCACGTGGAACGTTACCCCGCCTTCGTTTCAAGCACAGTTGATCGGATTGCTCGAGCGCGGCTTTCGCCCGTGCTCGTTGCAAAAAGCTTTTGAGAAGCATGTGGCCGGCCAGCCGCTTCCAGACAAAACATTTGTCGTCACATTCGACGACGTTTATGAAAACGTGTACCGCAATGCCTTCCCAATATTACGCGAGCTGAGAATTCCAGCGACCATGTTCGTTGCGACCGCCTACCTCGATAGCCAGCTTCCATTGCCATTTGACGATTGGTCATACGCGGGTTCGGCTGCCGTGCCGCCGGAAACCTGGAAGCCGATTACCACCTCGGCGTGCGCGGAAATGCTGGCCAGCGGCCTGGTCGAGCTGGGCAGCCACACTCATACGCATGCCGATTTTCGCGGCCGGGTCGAAAATTTCTGTAATGATCTAAAAACATCGCTGGAAATATTGCGGGCGAAATTTGGCATCACGCAAGCGCCTTTGGCGCTGCCCTTTGGGAATGGTTGCCGCCTCAAGGATGGTCCCGAGTTGTCGGCAGCGGCCGAAGCATGCGGAGTGCGGTGCGTGGTCACGACCAATAGCGAAGTCATTCGACCTATTGACGATCCACTGAATTGGGGCCGGTTTGCCGCGCTCGATACAGATTCGGCGGCATCGCTGGCCGCAAAACTCGACGGCCGATACAGTGTGGCTCGCAGCAGTTGGAGCGGCTTACGGCGGTGGGCTAACCGCATTTTCCCGACCGGCGAAAAAATGTCGACCGATTCGGTGCTTCGGCCAAAAAACAGAACGGCAGAAACCACCGCATGA
- a CDS encoding O-antigen ligase family protein, with amino-acid sequence MPTLQLATDSLPTTRLRTVLVWLTIFVLTVAYYLIEHTNTQISSLNAFQVTGEQLSERFAEGDAGRRFAIPMIAAYGVFLMLLPGGYRLKLDSRLGWLLLGYLTWCGLSIVWSVEPSLTLRHFTVLLFCSIAALGIAKQLTLHDLCVVTLAVTAILIFNGVRTELALGTFHPLSPEYRFAGTVHPNVQSPYCATMAIAAGFLASRAQRGKLLLWGLCLAALVLLWLTKSRTVCAALLVAVLAYRAINVSWTKRILIVSTIVFAASAITFTGMLFGFNLIDRAANVILIGREDEAESLSGRVPLWEALLPHAEERLLFGHGYLTFWSPKRIDNFTQTFQWTVPDGHCAYLDTILDLGIVGAGLCLVVLTSAIGEVGHRYRFAGELGYGFLLVLLVCRSLNGVLESAFTSPNNFCAFVMVCGLAHLGYCHQAVPVESASGAAVPALPVELVQELRV; translated from the coding sequence ATGCCGACGCTTCAACTCGCCACTGATTCACTGCCGACGACCCGGTTGCGGACCGTGCTCGTATGGTTGACGATCTTCGTGCTCACCGTCGCATACTACTTGATCGAACATACCAACACGCAAATTTCCAGTCTGAACGCCTTTCAAGTCACTGGCGAGCAACTGTCCGAGCGGTTTGCTGAAGGGGACGCGGGCCGGCGCTTTGCCATTCCCATGATCGCCGCCTACGGCGTATTCCTGATGCTGCTTCCCGGCGGCTATCGCTTGAAGTTGGATTCGAGATTGGGTTGGCTGCTATTGGGCTATTTGACGTGGTGCGGGTTGAGCATCGTTTGGTCGGTCGAGCCGTCGCTAACGCTCCGGCATTTCACCGTGCTCCTGTTTTGCAGCATTGCCGCACTTGGAATTGCCAAGCAGTTGACTTTGCACGATTTGTGCGTGGTGACGCTGGCCGTCACGGCAATCCTTATTTTTAACGGCGTGCGCACGGAGCTGGCGCTAGGAACATTCCATCCTTTATCGCCCGAATATCGGTTTGCCGGCACCGTGCATCCCAACGTTCAGTCGCCCTATTGCGCGACAATGGCAATCGCCGCTGGCTTTCTCGCAAGTCGCGCGCAACGGGGAAAACTTTTATTGTGGGGCTTGTGCCTGGCGGCGCTGGTTTTGCTGTGGTTGACGAAGTCGCGCACGGTGTGCGCGGCTTTGTTGGTCGCAGTGCTGGCGTACCGGGCCATCAATGTATCGTGGACCAAGCGGATTTTGATCGTCTCCACTATCGTTTTTGCAGCTAGCGCAATCACTTTCACCGGCATGCTGTTTGGTTTCAACCTCATCGATCGTGCCGCTAACGTAATATTGATTGGACGCGAAGATGAAGCGGAATCATTGTCCGGGCGTGTGCCCCTGTGGGAGGCCCTGCTGCCTCATGCGGAGGAACGCCTTCTCTTCGGACACGGGTACCTGACGTTTTGGAGCCCGAAGCGAATCGACAATTTCACTCAGACGTTTCAATGGACCGTACCCGACGGTCACTGTGCCTATCTCGATACCATTCTCGACCTGGGAATTGTGGGTGCAGGGCTGTGCCTGGTGGTGCTGACGTCGGCCATTGGAGAGGTAGGCCATCGATACCGGTTTGCGGGAGAACTGGGCTATGGATTTTTGCTAGTCTTGCTTGTTTGTCGATCACTGAACGGGGTTTTAGAATCGGCATTTACGTCGCCCAATAATTTTTGCGCTTTCGTCATGGTTTGTGGGCTGGCGCATTTGGGATATTGCCATCAAGCGGTTCCAGTTGAATCTGCCTCGGGCGCGGCGGTTCCTGCCCTACCTGTGGAATTGGTGCAGGAGCTGCGTGTATGA
- a CDS encoding glycosyltransferase family 2 protein has product MDTPLISIILPTYNRCEMLRGALECLLHQETNDQFTYEIIVVDNASSDATKTVVEEVAATSPVPVRYFYQTIPGDGATRNCGIAHAQGMWLAFVDDDELAAPDWLRQLFQAAQETASPIVGGAVHLNLPEETLAQLSRFVRATSLREIDYYATVHPYTGKRLPGTGNALVAKHVMDTIGIFDASKICGESDSDFFMRARSRGVALYYTPHAIVKHRVAPNRLTVDYFRWDAQQGCNAFAGLDYKFKGPLKLSMLCIARLGHAALVVVPKLVWGWIRRDSAEVLGQRVRLWRTEGYVRRTLAILAPALFPQTNYFADLEFRRGRVVGKQTVAAEAVA; this is encoded by the coding sequence ATGGACACACCTTTGATTAGCATTATCCTTCCCACTTACAACCGCTGTGAAATGCTGCGGGGCGCCTTGGAATGTCTGCTGCATCAGGAGACCAACGACCAATTTACCTACGAAATTATTGTCGTTGACAATGCCTCCAGCGACGCCACAAAAACCGTGGTCGAGGAAGTGGCGGCCACATCGCCCGTGCCAGTACGATACTTTTATCAAACGATTCCCGGTGATGGCGCTACGCGCAACTGTGGAATTGCACACGCCCAGGGCATGTGGTTGGCGTTCGTCGATGACGACGAACTTGCCGCCCCCGATTGGTTGCGTCAGTTATTTCAAGCGGCCCAGGAAACGGCTTCGCCCATCGTGGGTGGGGCGGTCCATTTGAATTTGCCGGAGGAAACGCTTGCTCAACTGAGCCGCTTTGTACGGGCCACATCACTTCGTGAAATCGATTACTATGCGACCGTTCATCCTTACACCGGCAAGCGGCTGCCTGGCACCGGCAATGCTTTGGTGGCCAAGCACGTTATGGACACGATCGGGATCTTCGATGCCAGCAAAATTTGTGGGGAATCAGATAGCGATTTCTTCATGCGAGCCCGATCGCGAGGCGTGGCGCTGTATTACACGCCTCACGCAATTGTTAAACACCGTGTTGCGCCTAATCGCTTAACGGTCGATTACTTCCGCTGGGACGCACAGCAAGGCTGTAATGCCTTCGCCGGCCTCGACTACAAATTCAAGGGACCGTTGAAGTTATCCATGTTGTGCATTGCGCGACTCGGCCATGCGGCACTCGTGGTTGTGCCAAAGCTCGTGTGGGGATGGATTCGGCGCGATTCGGCCGAAGTTTTAGGGCAGCGCGTGCGACTGTGGCGCACCGAGGGATATGTGCGGCGAACGCTGGCCATTTTGGCCCCCGCGTTGTTCCCACAAACCAATTATTTTGCCGACTTGGAATTTCGGCGTGGGCGAGTTGTCGGAAAGCAAACGGTCGCTGCGGAGGCAGTTGCGTGA
- a CDS encoding GNAT family N-acetyltransferase, whose amino-acid sequence MKITTFPAAQLSQEHWTAWSEVQRSEKEFDSPYFRPEFTQAVAAVRNDVEVGVLEQAGEMVGFFPYQRARGIARPVGGRLSDFQGVIVRRNVEWNLVELLKRCRLKAWHFDHAVSSQQKLHPYHRHVEDSPYADFSDGFTNYAAQHVQCGGDQFPNITEKARKLERRIGPLRFEAETNDTQVFDTLLRWKQQQYVRSGATNVFSFAWTRAVLERIFGCREEAFAGTLCALYAGEKLMAAHFGMRSYGVQHYWFPSYATEFAKFSPGMVRDLEFIKSLAAMGCRRLDFGKGMDQHKQYFMSGASQVAVGSVDLRPVRGIAQRQWHRAYAWARRSPLRKPARVPARVLYRIREWFAFQ is encoded by the coding sequence ATGAAAATTACCACGTTCCCTGCCGCGCAACTGAGTCAGGAACATTGGACTGCCTGGTCAGAAGTGCAACGTTCCGAGAAAGAGTTCGATAGTCCTTATTTTCGGCCTGAATTTACGCAGGCGGTGGCCGCCGTTCGCAACGATGTGGAAGTTGGCGTCTTGGAACAAGCCGGTGAGATGGTGGGATTCTTCCCCTATCAACGGGCGCGCGGCATTGCCCGACCGGTCGGCGGGCGGCTGTCAGATTTTCAAGGTGTTATCGTCCGTCGAAACGTCGAGTGGAACCTTGTCGAGTTGCTCAAGCGTTGCCGGTTGAAGGCCTGGCACTTTGATCATGCCGTATCGTCGCAGCAGAAATTGCACCCTTATCACCGCCACGTGGAAGATTCGCCGTACGCAGATTTTTCCGACGGATTTACAAATTATGCGGCACAACATGTTCAGTGCGGTGGAGATCAATTTCCAAACATCACGGAAAAAGCGCGAAAGCTAGAGCGCCGCATCGGTCCATTGCGGTTTGAAGCGGAAACCAACGATACACAAGTGTTCGATACGCTGCTGCGGTGGAAACAACAGCAATACGTGCGGAGCGGCGCCACCAATGTGTTTTCCTTTGCTTGGACGCGCGCCGTGTTGGAACGCATTTTCGGTTGCAGAGAAGAAGCATTTGCTGGAACACTGTGTGCACTTTACGCCGGCGAAAAATTAATGGCCGCGCACTTCGGCATGCGATCGTACGGCGTGCAGCATTATTGGTTTCCCAGCTATGCCACCGAGTTCGCCAAATTCTCGCCGGGCATGGTTCGCGACTTGGAATTCATCAAATCCTTGGCAGCGATGGGCTGTCGGCGGCTCGATTTTGGCAAGGGCATGGATCAGCACAAACAGTACTTCATGTCCGGAGCGAGCCAAGTTGCAGTCGGCAGTGTCGACTTGCGGCCGGTGCGGGGCATCGCGCAGCGGCAATGGCATCGGGCGTATGCCTGGGCACGGCGGTCACCTTTGCGTAAGCCGGCCCGCGTGCCGGCGCGAGTTTTATATCGTATCCGTGAATGGTTTGCATTTCAGTAA